One segment of Rhodopirellula baltica SH 1 DNA contains the following:
- the metF gene encoding methylenetetrahydrofolate reductase [NAD(P)H]: protein MICLMTLASVYQSTDCAISFELFPPKTSEGVELLCKNVERLMQFGPKYFTCTYGAGGSSQGTTLEVLQKVKQITKLPVASHLTCVGSTVKELEAYLTEAGRIGVDYIVALRGDPPKGTTQFEVTEGGLKYANELVELIRGRFGDLGIAVAGYPETHQEAVDFQTDLTNLKRKVDAGADIVITQLFYDNDDFYRFRDACEKVGIEVPIVPGILPVTNFKQAKRIASMCKAAIPQSLESAMTEADDDQDQFRVGVEHARQQTIDLVNNGVPGIHYYVLNKSEAAAELLDGLSLTSC from the coding sequence GTGATTTGTTTGATGACTCTGGCTTCTGTCTATCAGTCCACCGATTGTGCGATTTCATTTGAGCTTTTTCCGCCTAAGACCTCCGAAGGTGTGGAATTGCTCTGCAAAAACGTCGAACGGTTGATGCAGTTTGGCCCGAAGTATTTCACCTGCACTTACGGAGCGGGCGGTTCGAGCCAAGGAACAACACTCGAGGTCCTGCAGAAGGTGAAGCAAATCACCAAACTGCCCGTCGCATCTCACCTGACCTGTGTCGGGTCGACCGTGAAGGAACTGGAGGCCTACCTCACGGAAGCCGGTCGGATCGGCGTCGACTACATCGTTGCTTTGCGTGGTGACCCACCCAAGGGAACAACGCAATTCGAAGTCACCGAGGGCGGTCTGAAATACGCCAATGAGTTGGTGGAACTGATCCGTGGACGATTCGGTGATTTAGGAATTGCGGTTGCGGGCTATCCTGAGACACATCAAGAAGCGGTGGACTTCCAAACCGATTTGACCAATCTGAAGCGAAAGGTCGACGCGGGAGCAGACATCGTCATCACGCAGTTGTTCTACGACAACGATGATTTTTACCGGTTCCGCGACGCCTGTGAGAAGGTTGGCATCGAGGTGCCGATCGTTCCAGGGATTTTGCCCGTGACCAATTTCAAGCAAGCGAAACGGATCGCATCGATGTGCAAGGCGGCGATCCCGCAATCACTGGAATCCGCGATGACCGAAGCAGATGATGATCAGGATCAATTCCGCGTGGGCGTCGAGCACGCTCGTCAGCAAACGATTGATTTGGTGAACAATGGCGTGCCCGGCATCCATTATTACGTTCTGAACAAAAGCGAAGCTGCCGCTGAACTGCTCGACGGGTTGTCGCTGACGAGTTGCTGA